From the Cryptomeria japonica chromosome 2, Sugi_1.0, whole genome shotgun sequence genome, one window contains:
- the LOC131873690 gene encoding putative receptor-like protein kinase At3g47110, with the protein MTAPFLLIILLNATIPCPVESSRSLLHPHTSNATDEQALLAFKSAIAYDQFNSFTTWTSNVSFCNWKGVTCSLRRQRVVSLNLSTVGLVGTISPFLGNLSFLRILDLSTNYLRGHIPYQLGSLPRFQFLALYTNQLEGSIPATLGACYSITIISLMENHLTGGIPSVLGFLPKLSFLQLARNNLTGSIPNTLGNISSLNYLDLSENNFEGYIPWELGMLSQLSLLGLSINYLTGGIPSSLSNCTSLQEIDVTGNYLSGEIPTKLFSSTIHLRGLYMTDNNFSGRIPVTLFNCSQLQTISLADNRLSGIVPSELGKLRSLTRLYLWGNQFTSGSTTSLPFLTALINCSLLREIECASNHFTGFIPSSVGQLSTNLEIFYLDHNRITGKIPWQIGNLTNLTLLALAENLLTGAIPSAIGRLQRLERLYLGLNNLQGTIPMEIGRLENLGLLALEYNNISGNIPDSLAHLQQIRYLFLAGNELTGTIPSSLGECRKLEALDLSFNKLRGHIPSQVAGISNLLSFFNLSNNLLEGPLPAELSKMDKVQIIDVSANHLKGYIPNTIGNCLALEYLNFSFNKFEGSIPTSVGKLQDLKGLDFSSNNLSGRIPLTLVKLKALQHLNLSINKLSGEVPKDGVFKKLNATSFTTNLGLCGPWVMLPPCPCPKHKSPRHLKSVFIPIGTGVFVICCVVMFFLWRCYCKTRSKILKPFDVGPQKVSFQELLTATDGFNGANLLGVGSFGKVFRGALKDGTMVAIKLLNILDENARKSFDRECNVLRRVRHRNLLKIITSYSDPDVKALIFPLVANGSLDKFLYPAGEESSQGQLCRLDLIQRLGIALDVAQGMEYLHHRCFVQVIHCDLKPSNVLLGEDMTAYLIDFGISRLCLGNSMDSYTSTHTLKGSIGYIAPEYGVSGHVTTKGDVYSYGIMLLEMMTGKKPTSSIFIEGMNLHKWVSRCFPNTIDEVIDRYLMSAELNNDENKVLNCLRELICVGLLCSKESPEERPSMIDVVKILHIIRDSFLGVASRTTFQIELSSLLNSRNVGGNDDYSQSSSF; encoded by the exons ATGACCGCTCCATTTTTACTCATTATACTTTTAAATGCTACCATTCCTTGCCCTGTTGAGTCATCGCGTTCTTTACTACATCCTCACACAAGCAATGCTACCGATGAGCAGGCTCTCTTGGCATTCAAGTCCGCAATTGCCTATGATCAATTCAATTCATTCACAACATGGACTTCCAACGTCTCATTCTGCAACTGGAAAGGTGTCACCTGTTCTCTCCGCAGGCAAAGGGTCGTCTCTCTCAATCTCTCCACAGTTGGTTTGGTAGGTACCATCTCTCCTTTCCTCGGCAATCTCTCATTTCTTAGGATTCTTGACCTCAGTACTAATTACCTTCGTGGTCATATTCCCTATCAGTTAGGAAGCCTCCCTCGCTTTCAGTTTTTGGCCTTATACACAAATCAGTTGGAAGGTTCAATTCCAGCGACTCTTGGTGCCTGCTACAGTATAACCATTATCTCTCTTATGGAAAACCATTTGACTGGAGGGATTCCTTCAGTTCTGGGATTTCTCCCAAAATTATCATTCCTTCAGCTTGCCCGAAATAATTTGACAGGTAGCATTCCCAACACCTTGGGGAACATATCCTCTTTGAACTATTTAGATTTGTCCGAGAACAATTTTGAGGGGTATATTCCTTGGGAACTGGGCATGCTTTCTCAACTCAGTTTGTTGGGTTTGAGTATCAATTATCTTACCGGAGGAATTCCTTCCTCCTTGTCAAATTGCACTTCTCTGCAGGAAATTGACGTCACTGGAAACTACTTATCTGGAGAGATTCCAACGAAGTTGTTCTCTAGTACTATCCACTTGAGAGGATTGTATATGACTGACAACAATTTCAGCGGCAGGATTCCCGTCACTCTCTTCAATTGTTCGCAACTTCAAACGATCAGCTTAGCCGATAACCGGCTGAGTGGAATAGTGCCCTCAGAGTTGGGAAAGTTGCGTAGCCTTACGCGCCTCTATTTGTGGGGTAATCAGTTTACTAGTGGTAGCACCACAAGCTTACCCTTTCTCACTGCTCTTATTAATTGTTCTCTTCTTAGAGAAATAGAGTGTGCAAGTAATCATTTCACAGGATTCATACCCTCATCTGTGGGACAGCTTTCTACAAATCTAGAAATTTTTTACTTAGATCACAACAGAATAACGGGAAAAATTCCTTGGCAGATTGGAAACCTCACCAATTTAACTCTACTAGCTTTAGCTGAAAATCTTTTGACAGGTGCGATTCCTTCTGCAATCGGTAGGCTCCAAAGGTTAGAAAGACTCTACTTGGGTTTAAATAATTTACAAGGAACCATCCCAATGGAGATTGGTCGGCTAGAGAACCTAGGTCTTCTAGCTCTTGAGTACAATAATATTTCTGGAAATATTCCGGACTCCCTTGCCCACCTCCAGCAGATAAGATATCTTTTCCTTGCAGGCAACGAGTTAACAGGGACTATTCCTTCAAGTTTAGGTGAATGCAGAAAGTTGGAAGCACTTGATCTCTCATTCAACAAGCTCCGAGGACATATACCTTCGCAGGTGGCAGGAATTTCAAATTTGCTTTCATTTTTCAACCTTTCAAATAATTTGTTGGAGGGCCCCCTCCCTGCAGAACTCAGCAAGATGGATAAAGTTCAAATTATAGATGTTTCAGCAAATCATTTAAAAGGCTATATTCCAAATACAATAGGAAATTGTCTAGCACTTGAATACCTGAATTTTTCTTTTAATAAATTCGAAGGTTCAATTCCTACTTCTGTAGGGAAACTTCAAGATCTCAAAGGCTTAGATTTCTCGTCCAACAATTTGTCTGGAAGGATACCATTGACTTTGGTAAAGCTTAAAGCGCTTCAGCATCTTAACTTATCTATAAACAAGTTGTCAGGGGAAGTCCCAAAAGATGGTGTTTTCAAAAAGCTTAATGCAACATCATTTACTACAAATCTTGGCCTTTGTGGACCTTGGGTAATGTTGCCACCATGCCCTTGTCCCAAACATAAAAGTCCCAGGCATCTGAAAAGTGTCTTCATACCCATTGGTACTGGAGTGTTTGTTATATGTTGTGTAGTCATGTTTTTCTTGTGGAGATGCTATTGCAAGACACGGTCTAAGATCTTGAAACCCTTTGACGTGGGCCCTCAGAAAGTTTCATTTCAAGAACTTCTCACCGCTACTGATGGATTTAATGGAGCCAACTTGTTAGGAGTTGGTAGCTTTGGAAAAGTGTTCAGAGGGGCTCTGAAAGATGGCACAATGGTTGCTATCAAACTTCTTAATATCCTGGATGAAAATGCACGGAAAAGTTTTGATAGAGAGTGCAATGTTTTAAGGAGAGTCCGACATAGAAATCTTCTTAAAATCATAACCTCTTATTCAGATCCAGATGTGAAAGCCTTAATTTTTCCTCTTGTGGCAAATGGCAGCCTAGACAAGTTTTTATATCCTGCAGGCGAAGAAAGTTCTCAAGGTCAACTGTGTCGCTTGGATTTGATTCAGAGGCTGGGCATAGCGTTGGACGTTGCACAAGGCATGGAGTACCTTCATCACCGATGCTTTGTGCAAGTCATCCATTGTGATCTAAAGCCCAGCAATGTGCTTCTTGGCGAGGACATGACAGCCTATTTGATAGATTTTGGCATTTCAAGATTGTGTCTCGGTAACTCCATGGATTCATACACTTCTACACATACCCTGAAAGGATCCATTGGATACATTGCTCCAG AATATGGAGTGAGTGGACATGTTACTACAAAAGGAGATGTTTACAGCTATGGAATAATGTTATTAGAGATGATGACTGGAAAGAAGCCAACCAGCAGCATATTCATAGAAGGAATGAACTTGCATAAGTGGGTGAGCAGATGTTTTCCGAATACAATAGATGAAGTGATTGATAGATATTTGATGAGTGCTGAGCTGAACAATGATGAAAATAAGGTATTGAATTGCCTCAGGGAACTTATCTGTGTGGGTTTGCTTTGTTCAAAAGAATCTCCAGAAGAACGGCCAAGCATGATTGACGTTGTAAAAATATTGCATATTATCAGAGACAGTTTTCTTGGAGTTGCTTCAAGAACAACATTTCAGATAGAGTTATCATCGTTGCTAAATAGCAGAAATGTTGGTGGCAATGATGATTATAGCCAAAGTTCCTCATTCTGA
- the LOC131859409 gene encoding putative leucine-rich repeat receptor-like serine/threonine-protein kinase At2g24130 has translation MTFKPFEVGPQKISFQELLTATDGFNEANLLGVGSFGKVFREVLKDGTMVAIKILNIQDEYARKSFDRECSVLRRVRHRNLLKIITSYSDPDREALIFPLVENGSLDKFFYPAGEESSQGQLCRLDLIQRLSIALDVAQGMEYLHHGCFVQVVHCDLKPSNVLLGEDMTAYLIDFGISRLCLRNSMDSYTSTHNLKGSIGYIAPEYGVSGHVTTKGDVYSYGIMFLEMMTGKKPTSSIFVEGMNLHKWVSRCFPNTIEEVVDRNLLSGDLNNDENKVI, from the exons ATGACCTTCAAACCCTTTGAAGTGGGCCCTCAGAAAATTTCATTTCAAGAACTTCTCACAGCAACTGATGGGTTTAATGAGGCCAACTTATTAGGAGTTGGCAGCTTTGGAAAAGTGTTCAGAGAGGTTCTGAAAGATGGCACAATGGTTGCTATCAAAATCCTTAATATCCAGGATGAATATGCACGTAAAAGTTTTGATAGAGAGTGCAGTGTTTTAAGGAGAGTTCGGCATAGAAATCTTCTTAAAATCATAACCTCTTATTCAGATCCAGATAGGGAAGCCTTAATATTTCCTCTTGTGGAAAATGGCAGCCTGGACAAGTTTTTCTATCCTGCAGGTGAAGAAAGTTCTCAAGGCCAACTGTGTCGGTTGGATTTAATTCAAAGGCTCAGCATAGCGCTGGACGTTGCACAGGGCATGGAATACCTTCATCACGGATGTTTTGTGCAAGTCGTCCATTGTGATCTAAAGCCCAGTAATGTGCTTCTTGGCGAGGACATGACAGCCTATTTGATAGATTTTGGCATTTCAAGATTGTGCCTGCGGAACTCCATGGATTCATACACTTCTACACATAACTTGAAAGGATCCATTGGATACATTGCTCCAG AATATGGAGTGAGTGGACATGTTACTACAAAAGGAGATGTTTACAGCTATGGAATAATGTTTTTGGAGATGATGACTGGGAAGAAGCCAACCAGCAGCATATTCGTAGAAGGAATGAACTTGCATAAATGGGTGAGCAGATGTTTTCCAAATACAATAGAAGAAGTGGTTGACAGAAATTTGCTTAGTGGTGACCTTAACAATGATGAAAATAAG GTGATATAG